One Micavibrio aeruginosavorus ARL-13 genomic window carries:
- a CDS encoding PilZ domain-containing protein codes for MLNILLAGLRANGSNDAAETRRRYPRRHADRCVASVNGKIFPVENWSFGGLQIMADERLFGIDQTVDMVLKFKLRNTIIDIDVHGTVIRKTADHVGIEFEPLSQTIRRAFQQVIDDHVAAEFANSQI; via the coding sequence ATGCTGAATATCCTTCTCGCTGGCCTGCGCGCCAATGGCAGCAATGATGCCGCCGAAACACGCCGCCGCTACCCCCGCCGTCACGCCGACCGTTGTGTCGCCAGCGTGAACGGGAAAATTTTCCCCGTTGAAAACTGGAGCTTCGGCGGATTGCAGATCATGGCCGATGAACGCCTGTTCGGGATTGATCAGACCGTCGACATGGTTTTGAAATTCAAACTGCGCAACACGATCATTGATATCGACGTGCACGGCACCGTCATTCGCAAAACCGCCGACCATGTCGGGATTGAGTTCGAACCGCTGAGCCAGACCATCCGCCGCGCGTTCCAACAAGTAATCGACGACCACGTCGCCGCCGAATTCGCCAATTCGCAAATCTGA
- a CDS encoding portal protein: MMVANFVLDAAKPDTAMDATARDALMQRFNAAKSRRSQWESLWQDAYDYALPQRQGFGGGIRPGDTRMDRLYDATALDCVEQLAASLLGNLTPPWTQWFGLKPGPDLSASDAERLAPALEKAARTIQAHLDRSNFIVEIHQCFLDLIVGGTACLFVEESPPGSFSAFRFTAVPLHQLVLEEGADGYLNGLYREVNMTLAQLRERYPLADLPADVIRSGERDAQARFPVLESILPDGRGGYALQATLQSAGSNATVLKQSRMADTPMIAFRWLKSPGEIYGRSPVMKSLPDIKTANKVVELILKNATIAVTGIWQADDDGVLNPANIELKPGVIIPKAVGSQGLKPLEMPGRFDISQLVLDDLRARIRHALLTDRLGQISDRRMTATEVLERSGEMALLLGATYGRLQTELMTPLIMRAFAILRRRGEVPDIAIDGRLVTLDYRSPLARAQGQRNVQNTLSWLQAVQAMGPEALAAVNLPQAARFLGDALGVPSDLILNDVQPASQAQPTLDMEILNDELLANDEASARAAASVF; the protein is encoded by the coding sequence ATGATGGTGGCGAATTTTGTTCTGGATGCCGCGAAACCGGATACGGCGATGGATGCAACGGCGCGTGATGCTTTGATGCAGCGTTTTAACGCGGCGAAATCACGCCGATCCCAATGGGAATCGCTGTGGCAGGATGCGTATGATTACGCCTTGCCGCAGCGTCAGGGTTTTGGCGGTGGCATTCGCCCCGGCGATACGCGCATGGATCGTCTTTATGATGCCACGGCGCTGGATTGTGTCGAACAATTGGCGGCCAGCCTGCTGGGCAATCTGACCCCGCCATGGACGCAATGGTTCGGTCTGAAACCCGGCCCGGATCTCAGCGCATCCGATGCCGAACGTCTGGCTCCGGCGCTGGAGAAAGCGGCACGGACGATTCAGGCGCATCTGGACCGCTCCAACTTCATCGTTGAAATTCATCAATGCTTCCTCGATTTGATCGTTGGCGGAACCGCGTGCCTGTTCGTGGAAGAATCCCCACCGGGATCGTTCTCCGCGTTCCGTTTTACGGCGGTGCCCTTGCACCAATTGGTGCTGGAGGAGGGGGCCGATGGTTATCTGAACGGCCTGTACCGCGAAGTGAACATGACATTGGCGCAATTGCGTGAACGCTATCCGCTGGCGGACTTGCCCGCCGATGTGATCCGCAGTGGTGAACGCGATGCCCAGGCCCGGTTCCCGGTTCTGGAATCCATCCTGCCTGACGGGCGCGGCGGATATGCATTACAGGCCACGCTACAATCTGCGGGCAGCAATGCCACAGTGTTGAAACAATCGCGCATGGCGGATACGCCGATGATTGCTTTCCGCTGGTTGAAATCGCCGGGGGAAATCTATGGCCGGTCACCGGTGATGAAATCACTGCCCGATATTAAGACCGCGAACAAGGTTGTCGAGCTGATCTTGAAAAATGCCACCATCGCCGTGACCGGGATCTGGCAGGCGGATGATGACGGCGTTCTCAACCCCGCCAACATCGAACTAAAACCCGGTGTGATTATTCCGAAAGCGGTGGGGTCGCAAGGGCTGAAGCCGCTGGAAATGCCGGGGCGGTTCGATATTTCGCAACTGGTTCTGGACGATCTGCGCGCGCGCATCCGTCACGCTTTGTTGACCGATCGCTTGGGGCAGATTTCCGATCGCCGTATGACCGCGACGGAAGTTCTGGAACGCTCCGGTGAAATGGCGCTGCTGCTGGGGGCGACCTATGGCCGGTTACAGACGGAATTGATGACGCCGCTGATCATGCGGGCCTTCGCCATCCTGCGTCGCCGGGGTGAAGTGCCGGATATCGCCATCGATGGCCGTCTGGTCACGCTGGATTACCGCTCGCCGCTCGCCCGGGCGCAGGGGCAACGTAACGTGCAGAACACGCTGAGTTGGTTGCAGGCTGTGCAGGCCATGGGGCCGGAGGCTCTGGCCGCTGTCAATCTGCCACAGGCCGCGCGATTCCTGGGCGATGCGCTGGGCGTGCCGTCCGACCTGATCCTGAACGACGTTCAACCGGCGTCGCAAGCCCAACCCACCCTTGATATGGAGATTTTGAACGATGAACTTCTTGCCAATGACGAAGCATCTGCCCGTGCCGCCGCATCTGTTTTCTAG
- a CDS encoding phage capsid protein — protein MATSIDQAFIKQFEREVHESYQRMGSKLRNTVRTISNVQGSSTVFQKVGKGVASTKSTHGMVPVMNLSHSTVETTLQDYYAGDWVDRLDELKTNIDERQVIANAGAYALGRKTDELIINALATASTNVVADAGAGMSIAKILEAFEQLGEADVPDDGERYAIVGYKQWSELLATDEFTSADYVGPDELPFRGIQAKRFLGTLFIPHSGLPIDGTGVRSCFWFHKTAIGHASGSDVQTDITWHGDRAAHFVNNMMSQGASLIDGNGVVVIECDETP, from the coding sequence ATGGCCACATCCATTGACCAGGCCTTTATCAAGCAATTCGAACGCGAAGTGCATGAATCCTACCAGCGTATGGGCTCCAAACTGCGGAACACCGTGCGCACCATCTCCAACGTCCAAGGTTCCAGCACCGTCTTCCAAAAAGTCGGCAAGGGCGTGGCGTCGACCAAATCCACCCACGGTATGGTTCCGGTGATGAACCTGTCCCATTCCACGGTGGAAACCACGTTGCAGGATTATTACGCCGGCGACTGGGTTGACCGTCTGGACGAACTGAAAACCAACATCGACGAACGTCAGGTTATCGCCAATGCCGGTGCTTATGCTCTGGGCCGTAAAACGGACGAGCTGATCATCAATGCCCTGGCCACGGCCAGCACCAACGTGGTGGCGGACGCAGGCGCCGGCATGTCGATTGCCAAAATTCTGGAGGCTTTCGAACAACTGGGCGAGGCCGATGTGCCGGATGATGGCGAGCGTTATGCGATTGTTGGTTACAAACAATGGAGCGAATTGCTGGCCACCGACGAATTCACCAGCGCCGATTATGTCGGCCCGGATGAATTGCCGTTCCGTGGGATTCAGGCAAAACGCTTCCTGGGGACGTTGTTTATTCCGCATTCCGGTTTGCCGATTGATGGCACGGGTGTGCGGTCCTGCTTCTGGTTCCACAAAACGGCCATCGGTCATGCGTCGGGTTCGGATGTTCAGACGGATATTACGTGGCACGGCGACCGTGCGGCGCACTTCGTCAACAACATGATGAGCCAGGGTGCATCCCTGATCGACGGTAACGGCGTTGTTGTCATCGAATGTGACGAAACCCCGTAA
- a CDS encoding helix-turn-helix domain-containing protein yields MFTHDQIWTAIDRLAKDRGYSASGLARQAGLDPTSFNRSKRVSPSGKPRWPSTESIAKILSVTACAVGDFLSMGGIEATGKAAASVPLLDLATLAGGRNPTGTREKGNKDKDKIAPARIAASAAHYGPACFATHIDDKRFEPLFRKGADLLIDADCEMTAGDRVLLFSRRDGLVCGVVKTVQKNGWDLTLPGNEQKTITAADTAWIGRIVLATQ; encoded by the coding sequence ATGTTTACCCACGATCAAATCTGGACCGCTATCGACCGCCTGGCCAAAGACCGGGGCTATTCCGCATCGGGATTGGCTCGTCAGGCCGGGCTCGACCCGACATCCTTTAACCGCAGCAAGCGCGTCAGCCCCAGCGGCAAGCCGCGCTGGCCATCGACTGAATCCATCGCCAAAATCCTGTCCGTCACGGCCTGCGCCGTCGGGGATTTCCTGTCGATGGGGGGGATCGAAGCCACAGGCAAGGCCGCCGCCAGCGTACCGTTGCTGGATCTGGCCACGCTGGCCGGCGGACGCAACCCCACCGGGACGCGCGAAAAAGGCAATAAAGACAAGGACAAAATCGCGCCAGCCCGGATCGCCGCATCCGCCGCGCACTATGGCCCGGCCTGTTTTGCGACCCATATTGATGACAAACGGTTTGAACCGTTGTTCCGCAAAGGGGCGGACCTGCTGATTGATGCCGATTGTGAAATGACCGCCGGGGACCGCGTTTTGCTGTTCTCCCGCCGCGATGGGCTGGTGTGTGGCGTGGTCAAGACCGTTCAGAAAAACGGCTGGGACTTAACCTTGCCCGGCAACGAGCAGAAAACGATAACCGCCGCCGACACAGCATGGATTGGCCGCATCGTACTGGCCACCCAATAA
- a CDS encoding PH domain-containing protein yields the protein MTEVRKNTRPVNQESRSDLYVRTLLRDGETLTLMGQIHYGIYWKAAALGGLSLILLLTVFNLGVFMLIITALTLIYAALTKHYLLLALTNKNVIIRFGIINLDTVQVQMNRIESVQLARTIMGRLLGYASVVVTGTGNRVMMIPFIANADQFRAALEHQLNARDDAQMKNQDA from the coding sequence ATGACCGAAGTCAGGAAAAACACACGCCCGGTGAACCAGGAAAGCCGCAGCGATCTGTACGTCCGCACCCTGTTGCGCGATGGTGAGACCCTGACCCTGATGGGCCAGATCCATTACGGCATTTACTGGAAGGCCGCCGCCTTGGGGGGCTTGAGCCTTATCCTGCTGCTGACCGTGTTTAATCTGGGCGTTTTCATGCTGATCATTACGGCGTTGACATTGATCTATGCCGCGCTGACCAAGCATTATTTGTTGCTGGCCCTGACCAACAAAAACGTCATCATCCGCTTCGGCATCATCAACCTGGACACCGTGCAGGTGCAGATGAACCGCATCGAAAGCGTCCAACTGGCCCGCACCATCATGGGCCGCTTGCTGGGTTATGCCAGCGTTGTTGTGACCGGTACGGGTAACCGCGTGATGATGATCCCCTTTATCGCCAACGCGGACCAATTCCGCGCGGCATTGGAACACCAATTGAATGCGCGCGATGACGCGCAAATGAAAAATCAGGACGCGTAA
- a CDS encoding NAD kinase has protein sequence MRIHFTANDTDEAQDAIRTLTAAHGQTGVADADVIVVLGGDGTLLETVHKTLKHNKPVYGMNRGSVGFLLNPYRPDNLLDRLQGARAITLYPLKMIAKDKNGRTVEALAFNEVSLLRQSRQAAKIGIALDGVERLPELICDGVLVSTPAGSTAYNFSAHGPIIPMSANVLALTPISAFRPRRWRGALLPSHTKVRFEILEAEKRPVSATADYTEMRDVVQVDIVQDNTTPFTILYDSDHMLDERILREQFEP, from the coding sequence ATGCGGATTCATTTTACAGCCAACGACACCGATGAAGCACAGGATGCGATCCGCACCTTAACCGCGGCCCATGGCCAAACCGGTGTGGCGGATGCGGATGTCATCGTCGTTCTGGGCGGTGATGGCACGTTGTTGGAAACCGTGCATAAAACGCTGAAGCACAACAAGCCGGTTTATGGCATGAACCGTGGGTCGGTTGGTTTTCTGCTCAACCCCTATCGCCCCGACAATCTGCTGGACCGGTTGCAGGGCGCACGCGCCATTACGCTGTACCCATTGAAAATGATCGCAAAGGACAAAAACGGCCGCACGGTCGAGGCGCTGGCGTTTAACGAAGTCTCCTTGCTCCGTCAAAGCCGTCAGGCCGCGAAAATCGGCATTGCGCTGGATGGCGTTGAACGATTGCCGGAACTGATCTGTGACGGCGTCCTGGTGTCCACACCCGCCGGATCAACCGCGTATAATTTTTCCGCCCACGGGCCGATTATTCCAATGTCGGCCAATGTACTGGCCTTAACACCAATCAGCGCGTTCCGCCCACGCCGCTGGCGCGGGGCCCTGCTGCCCAGCCACACCAAAGTCCGCTTTGAAATTCTGGAAGCCGAAAAACGCCCGGTCAGCGCCACCGCCGATTACACAGAAATGCGCGACGTGGTGCAGGTGGACATTGTTCAGGACAACACCACCCCGTTCACAATCCTGTACGATTCCGACCATATGCTGGATGAACGGATTTTGCGGGAACAATTCGAACCCTAA
- a CDS encoding Bbp19 family protein: MTKHLPVPPHLFSRGDEAPAMTQQDIDRLFARCFSSDDGKKVLAHLQVMTFARAHGPDISDTHLRYAEGQRALVASVMRMVDRGRSSR, encoded by the coding sequence ATGACGAAGCATCTGCCCGTGCCGCCGCATCTGTTTTCTAGAGGTGATGAGGCCCCGGCAATGACGCAACAGGATATCGACCGCCTGTTCGCGCGCTGTTTTTCCAGCGATGACGGGAAAAAAGTTCTGGCCCATCTGCAGGTGATGACATTCGCTCGCGCCCATGGTCCGGATATCAGCGACACGCATCTGCGCTATGCCGAGGGGCAGCGGGCATTGGTCGCCTCGGTCATGCGCATGGTCGATCGTGGCCGTTCAAGTCGTTAA
- a CDS encoding adenosine kinase, with amino-acid sequence MSHTPAALCIGVCNVDVIAHVDDSFLERHSLDKGTTTVLSSDALLNLMGYLNRPFYLPGGCAANTACGLGLEDVDTTFCGMIGTDFYGDIFRNGFKSYNVAYHPVTDVKKHTSLCITLITPDKERSFVLATDMASWFLPENTLPDRDTTRPLIVYIETNMFRMTAGTDKPSMVHAVLDKYAADDARIILNLVDTEVTGHHRDLITALMGDRLAFIVGNHEEMKVLFNADTIEAMESAALASGQSCVITMGDRGVTLIHKDAISRIPSVVHLKPADIVDTVGAGDQFSAGFIAGLVEGMDLEACCAQGMQHATEILRQPGARPLAA; translated from the coding sequence ATGTCGCATACCCCCGCTGCTCTTTGTATTGGCGTTTGCAATGTTGATGTCATCGCGCATGTTGATGATTCATTTCTGGAACGCCACAGTCTGGACAAGGGCACGACCACGGTGTTGAGCAGCGACGCCCTCCTCAACCTGATGGGCTATCTGAACCGTCCGTTCTATCTGCCCGGCGGATGCGCGGCGAATACGGCCTGTGGTTTAGGTCTGGAAGATGTCGACACCACCTTCTGCGGCATGATTGGCACCGATTTTTACGGCGATATTTTCCGCAACGGTTTTAAATCGTACAACGTTGCCTATCACCCGGTGACGGATGTGAAAAAACACACATCGTTGTGCATTACATTGATCACACCGGATAAAGAACGCAGCTTCGTTCTGGCCACCGATATGGCCAGCTGGTTCCTGCCTGAAAACACGCTGCCGGATCGCGACACCACGCGCCCGCTGATCGTCTATATCGAAACCAATATGTTCCGCATGACCGCCGGAACGGATAAGCCGTCAATGGTTCATGCCGTTCTGGATAAATATGCGGCGGATGATGCACGCATCATCCTCAATCTGGTCGACACCGAAGTCACCGGCCACCATCGCGACCTGATCACCGCGCTGATGGGGGACCGTCTGGCCTTTATCGTTGGCAACCATGAAGAGATGAAGGTCCTGTTCAACGCCGACACGATCGAGGCGATGGAGAGCGCCGCGCTGGCCTCTGGCCAATCCTGCGTCATCACCATGGGTGATCGCGGCGTCACCCTGATCCATAAGGACGCAATTTCGCGCATCCCGTCCGTCGTCCACCTGAAACCCGCCGACATCGTCGATACGGTCGGCGCGGGCGACCAGTTTTCCGCCGGGTTTATCGCTGGTCTGGTCGAAGGCATGGATCTGGAAGCCTGCTGTGCCCAAGGCATGCAGCACGCCACCGAAATCCTGCGCCAGCCGGGCGCCCGACCGCTTGCGGCCTAA
- a CDS encoding capsid assembly protein — protein MSVDNLLTPEDESKMDAENAGAMNASVTDPARPAGLPDKFWDVEKRAVRVEALVQSYLALEKKLSTMIALPGEGEDRSRIHRALGVPDTPDAYNVRCDHGLFTADADLNKRMHERGFTPDQVQMVYDLAAEKMVPMILEIAEEFKADREVDRLISAFGGPERWAEISRQLLSYGRKNLPPDVLNNLSSSFEGVMALYRMMQGGESALDHVGGKDASGLAPDENALRSMMRDPKYWRDRDPSTIAQVTQGFQRIYGGTE, from the coding sequence ATGAGTGTTGATAATTTACTGACCCCCGAAGACGAATCCAAAATGGATGCGGAGAATGCAGGTGCGATGAACGCTTCTGTCACCGATCCTGCGCGTCCGGCGGGCCTGCCCGATAAATTCTGGGACGTCGAAAAACGCGCTGTGCGGGTTGAAGCGTTGGTGCAATCCTATCTGGCGTTGGAGAAAAAACTCTCCACCATGATCGCCCTGCCGGGCGAGGGCGAAGATCGCAGCCGTATCCACCGTGCGCTGGGCGTGCCGGATACACCGGATGCGTATAATGTGCGGTGCGACCACGGCCTGTTCACGGCGGATGCGGATTTGAACAAGCGTATGCATGAACGCGGCTTTACGCCGGATCAGGTGCAGATGGTTTACGATCTGGCCGCCGAGAAAATGGTGCCGATGATCCTGGAGATTGCCGAGGAGTTCAAGGCCGACCGCGAGGTTGACCGTTTGATCTCTGCCTTTGGTGGGCCGGAACGCTGGGCCGAAATTTCACGCCAGCTCTTGTCCTATGGCCGAAAAAACCTGCCGCCGGATGTGCTGAACAATCTGTCGTCCAGTTTCGAGGGCGTCATGGCACTGTATCGCATGATGCAGGGCGGCGAATCCGCGCTGGATCATGTGGGCGGCAAGGATGCATCTGGTCTGGCCCCGGATGAAAACGCCCTGCGGTCCATGATGCGTGACCCGAAATACTGGCGCGACCGTGATCCATCCACGATTGCGCAGGTCACCCAAGGGTTCCAGCGCATCTATGGTGGGACCGAATAA
- a CDS encoding orotate phosphoribosyltransferase, with protein MSTDRKEIAKIAAQILLDTKSVLFNVEHPFIFTSGRASPVYTDCRRLIAFPAERTQLMDFGADIIRSQCPNVDYIAGGETAGIPYAAFIAERLNKPMLYVRKKPKGFGRMAQIEGCMDQEGAEAILVEDMQSDGASKKVFIDALRAAGAQINHSFVIFHYGIFPSSEANMKAMGVTLHALTTFWDVLAVARERNYFDTATLDEVEKFLHAPEDWSNAHGGQVKEGISH; from the coding sequence ATGAGCACAGACCGTAAAGAGATCGCAAAGATTGCCGCGCAAATCTTGCTGGATACCAAAAGCGTTTTGTTCAACGTCGAACATCCTTTCATCTTCACATCCGGTCGCGCCAGCCCGGTGTACACCGATTGCCGCCGCTTGATCGCCTTCCCGGCGGAGCGCACGCAATTGATGGATTTTGGCGCCGATATTATCCGCAGCCAATGCCCAAACGTTGACTATATCGCCGGCGGTGAAACGGCGGGCATTCCCTACGCCGCGTTTATTGCCGAACGGTTGAACAAACCGATGCTGTATGTCCGTAAAAAGCCCAAGGGCTTTGGCCGCATGGCCCAGATCGAGGGCTGCATGGACCAAGAAGGCGCAGAAGCCATTCTGGTCGAAGACATGCAAAGCGATGGCGCCAGCAAAAAGGTCTTTATTGACGCGCTGCGCGCCGCCGGGGCACAGATCAATCATTCCTTCGTCATTTTCCATTACGGCATCTTCCCGTCCAGCGAAGCCAACATGAAAGCCATGGGCGTGACGCTGCACGCGCTGACCACGTTCTGGGATGTTTTGGCCGTGGCGCGGGAACGTAATTATTTTGACACCGCCACGCTGGATGAAGTTGAAAAATTCCTGCACGCGCCGGAAGATTGGTCCAACGCCCATGGCGGCCAAGTGAAAGAAGGAATTTCCCATTGA